In the Cetobacterium ceti genome, AGAAGCAATTCCTCATTTATCTTCAGCTAAATCACCTCAACAAATTTTTGGAGCAGCTAGTAAAAGTTACTATCCATTTTTAGAGAATATAAATCCTGAAGATGTATTTACTGTATCTGTAATGCCTTGTGTTGCTAAAAAGTTTGAATCTGAAAGACCTGAAATGGAAAATAATAATATTAGAAATATCGATGCAGTTCTTACAACTAGAGAACTTGGAGAATTAATTAAAAAATATGGAATTAAATTTGAAAATCTAAATGATTCAGAAGTAGACCCAATGATGGGAACATATACTGGTGCTGGGACAATATTTGGTGTAACAGGGGGAGTAATGGAAGCTGCTTTAAGATCAGTAAAGGATATTTTAGAAAATAATTCCCTAGAAAATGTAGATTATAAAATTGTTAGAGGATTTGAAGGATTAAAGGAAGCTACTGTAACTATAGATGGTAATAATTATAATGTGGCTGTTATTAGTGGTGGAAAAACAATTTCTAAATTTTTCAGTGAAAATATGATAAAAAATAAAAATTATCATTTTGTGGAATTTATGGCATGTCCTGGTGGATGTATCAATGGCGGGGGACAACCATATGTTACTCCTATGGAAAAAGAAAATAAAGATTATAAAAATTTAAGAGGAGAGGTTCTATACTCCCAAGACAAAAATAGTAATCTTAGAAAATCTCATAAAAATCAAGCTGTTTTAGATATGTACGAAAATTTTGTGAATAAAGAGGAACATTTACATCATCATTTATTCCATACAACATATACAAATAGGAAAAATAATAAGTAGAAATAAAAATTAAAGCTGTTAGTAAATAATAAATACTAACAGCTTTTCTATTAATTATTTTTTTCATCCATTGATGGCATGGGAATTTTTTCTAGGACTCTTTTTTGAATTATTGATTTGGCATTTATATATACCTCTGTAACTTTTGTATCTGCGTGACCTAAAAAATCCCTAATTTCTATTAGGTCTGCTCCATTTAAGGAAAGTTCTGTAGCTATAGCATGTCTTACATTATGGGGACTAATCTCTTTATTTATTAATTTTCCCATATTTTGAATAAGGGTATATAAAGCTCTATAGGATAATTTTTTATTTTTTTCAAAGGAACTAGGAAACACATACCTCTCCTCGAAATCATTAAAATCTATATTATATAAATTGCTCACATAATCTTGATATTCATTTAATTTATTAACTAAAAAATCATGTAAAGGTTTATATTGTTCCTTTCCACTTTTTGTTTTCTCAAGTTTTAAAAAATACTCTCCATCTCTTTTTAAAATATGTTTATATTGTAAATTCAAAAGCTCTTCACTTCTCATTCCTGTGTAAAAAAGAGTATATAAAATTGTAATATTTCTATATTCCTTATCATTGGTAATTTTATATTTTCCAATTATTTCTTTTATATCTTCAAAGGATAACTTTAAAATATTTTCAATATCTCTACTTACCTTAAAATGATTTATATGTTTAACTGGATTTTTATACCCATGTTTTTCCAGTTCCTTATATAAAGACTTTAATCCAGATATTATTTTATTTACAGAGGTTTTCTTCATCTTCCTTTCATTTAAAAGATGAGCTAAATAATCCTCTACATCTTCCTTTTCAATTTCTGACATAAGCTGAATTAATTCCTCTCCCTCTATGGGATTGTCCCCGTCATAAACATAATTTAAGAAATCTTTTAAATAGAAAAAATAATCCTTAATGGTTTTCTTTGAACGATATATTTCAAAAATACTTTTCCTATCCTCTTTACTTCTTTTTTTTCTCCTTTGGGTACTAAGGGCCCCCTTCTCCTTAATAACAATATCCATTAGATTATATCCTCTCTTTTTATCTCCCTAACCTCTTTAGGTTCCATATTTCCAAGAACTAAATTTCCGAACTTAACTCTTTTTAAATAATTAAGTTTATTTCCCACACCTATCATCATTTTTTTAACTTGGTGGAATTTTCCCTCTTTAATTGTTAAATGAATTTCATTATCACTTATAACTTGAACTTTTCCAGGTTTTGTAATATATCCACCTATATCTACTCCCTCCTCTAGTTTCTTTATTTGTTCCTCATCTATTGGAGAATCTAATTTTACATAATATATTTTATCCACATGTTTCTTAGGAGATGTAAGCTCATGGGCTAATTTACCATCATTGGTAAAAAGTAATAATCCCTCTGTATCCTTATCAAGTCTTCCCACTGGGAACAGATCTTTTTTTACAACCCATTCAGGTAAAAGTTCCATAACAGTTGCATCTCTTGGATCTTCAGTAGCTGTAATATATCCATCTATTTTATATAAAATATAATATCTAAACTCCTTATATTCTAATTTATTTCCATTATATATAACTTCATCCTTTTCTAAATCTAATTTTATTTGGGAAGATTTTATGATTTTACCATTTACACTTATTTCTCCTTTAGAAACTAAGTCCTTAACCTCTTTTCTACTTCCTACTCCACACTCTACTAAAAATTTATCTAATCTCATAATTATCCTCCGATTTTGCACTTTTCTTTAAATTTTATACTATATAATAATTTAACATAAAGTATAGGACTTTTCAAATAATAATCTTAATGGTATAATCATTATTGAATAATAAAAATTAAAGTTGGGAGATATTATGATTGATTTTAAAAAAATTGACACAATGATTGATTACATCGAAGAAGGTACACTTCCCGAAAACAAAACATTCAATGAATTTGCAGTGGACTTTTATTCAGCAACTAAATCAATACCCCTTTCTAAATACTTAAGAAGTAAAGAAAGAGGTTCAAAAATGCCAAAAATAATGAATACTAAAAAGGCTGGAGAGGTTTTACTTGAAAGTGAAAAAAATGATGAAGTTAAAACTCTTCTAAAAAGAAATGGATACTCTTCAATTCCACAATTAAACTATAAATGTGTAATGGTATTAAGAAAGGTTGACCTTTATGTTAACTGGCAAAAGTTAATTAGTTATTTTACAGGAAATGCCACAGTACAAGAAATAAACAATTCATTAAAACCTGTTTTGCTTCCAGGAGAAGTTGAAAAACTTGAAAGTTTTGTAAAAGGTGAATTAAAATTAAATGACCAAGAATATAACTGGTTACTTGATAAATTTGGAAAAATTGAAAGAGATAAAACTTTAGCTAAATCTCTTAGAAAATTAGCTAGATAATAAAAAACCCTCAAAATATATGAGGGTTTTTTCTATAATTTTATTTATTATCCTTTTTACCATATTTATCATAATTAACTTTTGAAAAATCCATATCCTCATCTGAATAACTACGTTTCGATTCAGCTGGGTATCCTATGGAAACTATATTTAACACATGTAAATTTTCAGGAATATTTAAAAGATTTCTAATATACTCCTCAGAACTAACCCCTTCACTGGTAAATCTTCCATAAGTTTGAATCCAACATGATCCTAAACCTAATTCATAAGATTTAAGTTGAATTATAGTTGAAACTATAGAACAATCTTCTATCCAAGTATCTGTTAATTTAGGGTTACCTAAAACCACTATTGCCAATGGGGCATTTTCTAACATTTGAGCTCCCATTTTTTTGCAAGTGGAAAGTTCTTTTAAAACCTCTTTATTTTC is a window encoding:
- a CDS encoding tyrosine-type recombinase/integrase translates to MDIVIKEKGALSTQRRKKRSKEDRKSIFEIYRSKKTIKDYFFYLKDFLNYVYDGDNPIEGEELIQLMSEIEKEDVEDYLAHLLNERKMKKTSVNKIISGLKSLYKELEKHGYKNPVKHINHFKVSRDIENILKLSFEDIKEIIGKYKITNDKEYRNITILYTLFYTGMRSEELLNLQYKHILKRDGEYFLKLEKTKSGKEQYKPLHDFLVNKLNEYQDYVSNLYNIDFNDFEERYVFPSSFEKNKKLSYRALYTLIQNMGKLINKEISPHNVRHAIATELSLNGADLIEIRDFLGHADTKVTEVYINAKSIIQKRVLEKIPMPSMDEKNN
- a CDS encoding pseudouridine synthase, producing the protein MRLDKFLVECGVGSRKEVKDLVSKGEISVNGKIIKSSQIKLDLEKDEVIYNGNKLEYKEFRYYILYKIDGYITATEDPRDATVMELLPEWVVKKDLFPVGRLDKDTEGLLLFTNDGKLAHELTSPKKHVDKIYYVKLDSPIDEEQIKKLEEGVDIGGYITKPGKVQVISDNEIHLTIKEGKFHQVKKMMIGVGNKLNYLKRVKFGNLVLGNMEPKEVREIKREDII
- a CDS encoding nitroreductase family protein, whose protein sequence is MDFLSRRTIRKYRDVKIENFKVNEILRTALVSPSGKNTQPYEFIVVENKEVLKELSTCKKMGAQMLENAPLAIVVLGNPKLTDTWIEDCSIVSTIIQLKSYELGLGSCWIQTYGRFTSEGVSSEEYIRNLLNIPENLHVLNIVSIGYPAESKRSYSDEDMDFSKVNYDKYGKKDNK